One Mustela nigripes isolate SB6536 chromosome 5, MUSNIG.SB6536, whole genome shotgun sequence DNA segment encodes these proteins:
- the GUCA1A gene encoding guanylyl cyclase-activating protein 1, which yields MGNVMDGKSVEELSSTECHQWYKKFMTECPSGQLTLYEFRQFFGLKNLSPSASQYVEQMFETFDFNKDGYIDFMEYVAALSLVLKGKVEQKLRWYFKLYDVDGNGCIDRDELLTIIRAIRAINPCSDSTMSAEEFTNTVFSKIDVNGDGELSLEEFIEGVQKDQMLLDTLTRSLDLTRIVRRLQNREEEEGGEGAGGGETEAAG from the exons ATGGGCAATGTGATGGATGGGAAGTCCGTGGAGGAGCTGAGCAGCACCGAGTGCCACCAATGGTACAAGAAGTTCATGACTGAGTGCCCCTCCGGCCAGCTCACCCTCTACGAGTTCCGCCAGTTCTTCGGTCTCAAGAACCTGAGCCCGTCGGCCAGCCAGTATGTGGAGCAGATGTTTGAGACCTTTGACTTCAACAAA GACGGCTACATTGACTTCATGGAGTACGTGGCTGCGCTCAGCCTGGTCCTCAAGGGGAAAGTGGAACAGAAGCTGCGCTGGTACTTCAAGCTCTACGACGTCGATGGCAACGGATGCATTGACCGCGATGAGCTGCTCACCATCATCCGG GCCATCCGAGCCATTAACCCCTGCAGCGACTCCACCATGAGTGCCGAAGAGTTCACCAATACAGTGTTCTCCAAGATTGATGTCAACGGGGATG GGGAACTGTCCCTGGAGGAGTTCATCGAGGGCGTCCAGAAGGACCAGATGCTCCTGGACACGTTGACACGGAGCCTGGACCTCACCCGCATCGTGCGCAGGCTCCAGAAccgcgaggaggaggagggtggggagggggcaggcggtggggagactgaggcagccGGCTGA
- the CIMIP3 gene encoding putative uncharacterized protein GUCA1ANB isoform X2 produces the protein MPPARLPARAHPRQVLRAPPLACKCELPGQNSKKPSLPSQEPKTPSGKKVKSPCPPLSRSWKQDREQTLAAAYVPVVVDPRGQNLDKLRFNFYTSQYSNSLNPFYTLQKPTCGYLYRRDTDHTRKLFDVPPANLALWRS, from the exons ATGCCCCCCGCCCGGCTCCCCGCCCGCGCGCACCCGCGACAGGTGCTGCGGGCGCCGCCGCTCGCCTGCAAATGCGAGCTACCTGGACAG aaCTCAAAGAAACCCTCCTTACCCAGCCAGGAGCCGAAGACACCATCGGGCAAAAAGGTGAAGTCTCCATGCCCTCCCCTGTCCCGGTCATGGAAGCAGGACCGCGAGCAGACGCTGGCGGCGGCTTACGTGCCAGTGGTGGTAGACCCAAGGGGGCAGAACCTGGACAAGCTCAGGTTCAACTTCTACACCTCCCAGTACTCCAATTCCCTGAACCCCTTCTACACCTTGCAGAAGCCTACCTGTGGCTACCTGTACCGGAGGGACACTGACCACACCCGCAAGCTCTTTGACGTGCCTCCTGCCAACCTGGCCTTGTGGCGCTCCTAG
- the CIMIP3 gene encoding putative uncharacterized protein GUCA1ANB isoform X1, giving the protein MSLPTHQPPPTHPAFPVFSKSPWETLEPAITRNPFHQQERPQSTMYQNSKKPSLPSQEPKTPSGKKVKSPCPPLSRSWKQDREQTLAAAYVPVVVDPRGQNLDKLRFNFYTSQYSNSLNPFYTLQKPTCGYLYRRDTDHTRKLFDVPPANLALWRS; this is encoded by the exons ATGTCCCTGCCTACGcaccagcccccccccacccaccccgcatTCCCAGTATTTTCCAAGAGTCCCTGGGAGACTCTGGAGCCTGCAATCACCAGAAATCCATTTCACCAACAAGAAAGGCCCCAGTCAACGATGTACCAG aaCTCAAAGAAACCCTCCTTACCCAGCCAGGAGCCGAAGACACCATCGGGCAAAAAGGTGAAGTCTCCATGCCCTCCCCTGTCCCGGTCATGGAAGCAGGACCGCGAGCAGACGCTGGCGGCGGCTTACGTGCCAGTGGTGGTAGACCCAAGGGGGCAGAACCTGGACAAGCTCAGGTTCAACTTCTACACCTCCCAGTACTCCAATTCCCTGAACCCCTTCTACACCTTGCAGAAGCCTACCTGTGGCTACCTGTACCGGAGGGACACTGACCACACCCGCAAGCTCTTTGACGTGCCTCCTGCCAACCTGGCCTTGTGGCGCTCCTAG